In Actinomyces marmotae, the DNA window GCGTCATCTCCCTGGTGCGCGAGTCCCACGGTGGGGGAGCGGGGGCCGAAGCCACCGGCCTGGACGACTACCGGGGCCTGGCCCGTCGCAGCCCCTGGCTCGCCGGTGCCATGACGGTCTTCCTGCTGTCCTTCGCGGGCATCCCGCTCACCGGTGGTTTCATCGGGAAGTTCCAGCTCTTCGCAGCCGGTATCGGCGGTGGGGCGACCTGGCTCGTCGTCATCGCGGTCGCGAGCTCGGCGGCCACGGCCTTCTTCTACCTCAGGCTCGTCGTGCTCATGTACTTCCGCACCCCCGAGGGCGAGGGCGTCACCGTCGTCGACTCCCAGGGTATGGCCGCGGCCGCGATCACCATGGCCGTCCTGGCCACGATCGCCCTGGGCGTGCTGCCCCAGGCTGCGCTCACGGTGCTCGGCGATGCGGCTATGCTCATCCCGTGACCACACCGTTGTCGTTGAGCGCCCCGGAACTCGAGGGCCGCATGGCCCCTGCCCTCGACGCCGTGGAGGAGCGGCTCATGGCGATCGTCAGCAACGCCGACGAGACCATCAACCCTCCCACCTCCCACCTGGCCCGGGCCGGGGGCAAGCGCCTGCGCCCCGCCCTCGTCCTCCTGACCGCCCAGCTCGGCGACCCCGAGCTCGCCACCGGTGAGGCGGTGAGGGACGCGGGCGTGGCCGTGGAGCTGACCCACATCGCCACGCTCTACCACGACGACGTCATGGACGATGCCCCCCTGCGCCGCGGCGCCCCCAGCGCCCAGACCGTCTGGGGGAACTCGGCGGCCATTCTCGCGGGCGACATCCTCGTGGCCCGCTCCTCCCAGCTCATCGCCGCCCTCGGCCCGGAGGCGACCCTCGCCCACGCGCGCACCTTCGAGCGCTTGTGCACCGGCCAACTCCACGAGACCCTCGGCCGTCCGGCGGGAACCGACCCGGTGGACCACTACATCCAGGTGCTCGCGGACAAGACCGGCTCCCTCATCGCCGTCTCCGCCCGCTACGGCGCCATGCTCACCGGCGCGGGCCCCGTGGTCGAGGCCATCGTCGAGGAGTTCGGCGAGCGGATCGGCATCGCCTTCCAACTCGCCGACGACGTCATCGACCTGGCCTCCGACTCCGAGACCACCGGCAAGACCCCCGGAACGGACCTCCTCGAGGGCGTGGACACGATGCCCGTCCTCCTGCTGCGCACCGCCCTGGCCGCGGGCGAGCTCGACGCCGCGGGCCAGTCGATCCTCTCCGACTTGTCCTCCGCGGACCTGCGCGATCCCGCCGTCCTCGCCGGGGTCGTCGCGCGCCTGCGCGCCCACCCCGTTCTCCAGCGCACTCGGCAGATGGCGGTGTCCTGGGCTGACGAGGCCATCGCCGGCCTGGAGGGCCTGGAGGAAGCCGTCCTCGCCGCGACCCGCGAGCGCCTGGCCTCAGGCGGCGTCGCCGAGGACGATCTGAGGACCGCCCTGGCCGACGCCCGCGAGCGCGCCCGGGTGGTGCGGGGCCTGCTCGAGGACTTCGCCCACCAACTCGTCGACCGGGCCGCCTGAGGC includes these proteins:
- a CDS encoding polyprenyl synthetase family protein; its protein translation is MAPALDAVEERLMAIVSNADETINPPTSHLARAGGKRLRPALVLLTAQLGDPELATGEAVRDAGVAVELTHIATLYHDDVMDDAPLRRGAPSAQTVWGNSAAILAGDILVARSSQLIAALGPEATLAHARTFERLCTGQLHETLGRPAGTDPVDHYIQVLADKTGSLIAVSARYGAMLTGAGPVVEAIVEEFGERIGIAFQLADDVIDLASDSETTGKTPGTDLLEGVDTMPVLLLRTALAAGELDAAGQSILSDLSSADLRDPAVLAGVVARLRAHPVLQRTRQMAVSWADEAIAGLEGLEEAVLAATRERLASGGVAEDDLRTALADARERARVVRGLLEDFAHQLVDRAA